Proteins from a genomic interval of Pseudomonas asplenii:
- a CDS encoding DegT/DnrJ/EryC1/StrS family aminotransferase produces MKYPLMRNNILREDLDAVIDHLRQDDPKLTHGEHVKAFEAEWSQWLGVKYSVFVNSGASSNLLTMALLKLRYPQGGEVIVPSLTWVSDIASVLQNGFTPVFTDIDPRTLSMDPKQILDKLSEHTRAVFLTHVQGFDGIDDEVLAELDRRGIPLIEDVCESHGAEHAGQRLGSIGWVSNFSFYYAHHMSTIEGGMICTNDPLVYQQARMLRSHGMVREANDPQTQAEYRAANPELNPDFIFAFPAFNTRNTEIGGILGRKQLKRLSANVDRRTQNLRRFLSQIDPHKYRTDFKLEGSSNYAFNLILREPDDELVERLMVHMREGGIEFRRGSAGGGNQLRQPYLKGIVPDGYYREFPETEHVHFYGFYIGNFPDLRDEEIDELCRYLNDV; encoded by the coding sequence ATGAAATACCCTTTGATGCGCAACAACATTCTGCGTGAAGACCTGGACGCGGTCATCGACCATCTGCGTCAGGATGATCCCAAGCTGACCCACGGCGAGCATGTGAAAGCCTTCGAAGCGGAGTGGTCGCAGTGGCTTGGGGTCAAGTACAGCGTTTTCGTCAACTCTGGTGCCTCGTCGAACCTGCTGACCATGGCTTTGCTGAAGTTGCGCTACCCGCAGGGCGGGGAGGTGATCGTGCCTTCTCTGACCTGGGTCTCGGATATCGCCAGCGTTCTGCAGAACGGTTTTACTCCGGTCTTCACCGATATCGATCCGCGTACCCTCTCCATGGATCCCAAACAGATTCTGGACAAACTGAGCGAGCACACCCGGGCGGTGTTCTTGACTCATGTGCAGGGTTTCGACGGTATCGATGACGAGGTGCTGGCAGAGCTCGATCGACGTGGCATTCCGCTGATCGAGGATGTGTGCGAGTCGCACGGTGCCGAGCATGCAGGGCAACGTTTGGGCAGCATCGGCTGGGTGTCGAACTTCTCGTTCTATTATGCCCACCACATGAGCACCATCGAGGGGGGGATGATTTGTACCAATGATCCGCTCGTCTACCAGCAGGCTCGCATGCTGCGCTCCCATGGCATGGTGCGAGAGGCCAATGATCCGCAGACGCAGGCCGAATACCGGGCCGCCAACCCCGAGCTCAACCCTGACTTCATCTTTGCGTTTCCCGCCTTCAACACCCGCAACACCGAGATCGGCGGGATTCTCGGGCGCAAGCAGCTCAAGCGCTTGTCGGCCAACGTCGATCGTCGTACGCAGAACCTGCGTCGCTTCCTCAGCCAGATCGATCCGCACAAGTACCGTACCGATTTCAAGTTGGAAGGTTCGAGCAACTATGCGTTCAACCTGATCCTGCGCGAGCCCGATGACGAGTTGGTAGAGCGGCTCATGGTTCACATGCGTGAGGGCGGTATCGAGTTCCGCAGGGGCAGTGCCGGCGGCGGCAATCAACTGCGCCAGCCTTACCTGAAGGGCATCGTACCGGACGGCTACTATCGCGAATTCCCCGAAACCGAGCATGTCCATTTCTACGGTTTCTACATCGGTAATTTCCCCGACTTGCGTGATGAGGAAATCGATGAGTTGTGCCGTTATCTCAATGACGTCTAA
- a CDS encoding sugar phosphate nucleotidyltransferase has product MTVRTAIILAGGLGTRLRSVVSSVPKPMAPINGRPFLEYLLDYWIEQGISRFILSVGYQCTIITEHFGGHYRTAEVEYAIEHERLGTGGGLLLATAMLKDEDAFVLLNGDTFFAVELASLDGFARKAGSDWALSLFRAQEANRYMGLELTSEQRILSLASQRGLPGCLANGGVYWVRRESLAGLPFAAGHSVSLEDELLPTLLERGACISGFAAEGSFIDIGIPHDYLRAAQVLINPQKYG; this is encoded by the coding sequence ATGACAGTCCGTACCGCGATTATCCTCGCCGGGGGGCTTGGTACCCGACTGCGCAGTGTCGTCTCCAGCGTCCCCAAACCGATGGCGCCGATCAATGGCCGGCCGTTTCTCGAGTACCTGCTCGACTATTGGATCGAGCAGGGCATCTCGCGCTTCATCCTGTCGGTCGGGTATCAGTGCACGATCATTACCGAGCACTTCGGCGGGCACTATCGTACCGCCGAAGTAGAGTATGCAATCGAGCATGAACGCCTGGGCACTGGCGGAGGCCTGCTGTTGGCGACGGCAATGCTCAAGGATGAAGACGCGTTCGTACTGCTCAACGGCGATACGTTCTTTGCCGTCGAACTGGCGTCGCTCGATGGCTTTGCCCGCAAGGCCGGTTCGGACTGGGCCCTGTCGCTTTTTCGGGCGCAGGAGGCGAACCGTTACATGGGCCTCGAGCTGACCTCTGAGCAGCGGATTCTGTCACTGGCATCGCAGCGTGGTTTACCGGGTTGCCTCGCCAATGGTGGCGTCTACTGGGTACGTCGGGAAAGCCTCGCCGGCTTGCCGTTCGCGGCTGGGCACAGCGTATCACTGGAGGATGAGCTTCTGCCGACGCTGTTGGAGCGTGGAGCCTGTATCTCAGGGTTCGCCGCCGAGGGGTCATTTATCGATATCGGTATTCCTCATGATTACCTGCGTGCCGCACAAGTGCTGATCAACCCGCAGAAATACGGTTGA
- a CDS encoding NAD-dependent epimerase/dehydratase family protein, with the protein MSLNILVTGGAGYLGSTLVPALLAAGHKVTVLDNFLFKQASLNHVCHDPNFTVVKGDIRLESVMAPLLSKADVVIPLAALVGAPICNADPVGASSINHDAIKLMLRLMSPEQIVLMPTTNSAYGTGDADNFCNEDSPLRPISQYAKEKVEVEKHLMQRENAISFRLATVFGMSPRMRTDLLVNDFTYRAVYDRFVVLFESSFKRNYIHVRDVARVFQHGLENFSSMKGEVYNVGLSDANISKRELCERIQAHIPDFVFLEAPVGKDQDQRNYVVSNAKVEATGFRPIMSLDDGIRDLIKGFTMIKNSAYGNV; encoded by the coding sequence ATGAGTCTCAATATTCTCGTGACCGGCGGTGCCGGCTATCTGGGCTCCACACTTGTCCCCGCGCTGTTGGCGGCTGGTCACAAGGTGACGGTACTGGATAACTTTCTGTTCAAGCAGGCCAGCCTTAATCATGTGTGCCATGATCCCAACTTCACGGTGGTGAAGGGTGACATCCGCCTTGAGAGTGTCATGGCTCCTCTGTTGAGCAAGGCCGATGTGGTCATTCCCCTGGCCGCTCTGGTGGGTGCACCGATCTGCAACGCCGATCCGGTAGGCGCCTCGAGCATCAACCACGATGCGATCAAATTGATGCTGCGCCTGATGTCGCCTGAGCAAATCGTGCTCATGCCGACCACCAACAGTGCCTACGGCACCGGCGATGCCGACAATTTCTGCAACGAGGACTCCCCGCTGCGGCCTATTTCCCAATACGCCAAGGAAAAGGTCGAAGTCGAAAAGCATCTGATGCAGCGTGAGAACGCGATCAGCTTCCGTCTGGCAACCGTCTTTGGTATGTCGCCGCGGATGCGCACGGATCTGCTGGTCAATGACTTCACCTATCGTGCGGTGTACGACCGTTTCGTGGTGCTGTTCGAAAGTTCGTTCAAGCGCAATTACATCCACGTGCGTGATGTTGCGCGAGTCTTCCAGCATGGCCTGGAAAACTTTTCGTCCATGAAGGGCGAGGTCTATAACGTCGGCTTGTCGGACGCGAACATTTCCAAGCGGGAGCTGTGCGAGCGGATTCAGGCCCACATTCCGGATTTCGTGTTTCTTGAGGCTCCGGTGGGCAAGGACCAGGACCAGCGCAACTACGTGGTTTCCAATGCCAAGGTGGAAGCGACCGGCTTCCGACCTATCATGTCGCTGGACGACGGTATCCGGGATCTGATCAAGGGGTTCACCATGATCAAAAACTCGGCTTACGGTAACGTCTGA
- a CDS encoding ABC transporter permease, with protein MIQALAVRDLQNRYAGTLGGMLWAFLHPLAVVVVFYFVFAVGFRAQGPVGTPFILWFVCGLVPWFFFSEALQSITHSITRNDHLVKKTVFPTEVLPVVHLASGLVPHGVFLVVLAGMMLFYDVAFFWERLLFVYFLLCMSVLLLGLGWLLAALQVFYRDIGQALTILLNLWFWSTPIVWSLQIMPAAIREWAVYNPIYYIVQGYRGLLIFQTVSWPPMSQTLVFWGVSLGLFFLGSAIFRRLKPEFADVL; from the coding sequence ATGATTCAGGCGCTGGCAGTCCGCGATCTGCAGAACCGTTATGCAGGTACCCTGGGCGGGATGCTATGGGCCTTCCTGCATCCGCTTGCTGTCGTCGTGGTGTTCTATTTCGTCTTCGCGGTGGGCTTTCGCGCCCAGGGGCCGGTGGGGACTCCTTTCATCCTCTGGTTCGTTTGTGGTCTGGTGCCGTGGTTCTTCTTCAGTGAAGCGCTGCAGTCCATTACCCATTCGATCACCCGTAACGACCACCTGGTGAAAAAAACCGTCTTTCCGACGGAGGTTCTGCCGGTGGTCCACCTGGCGTCCGGGCTTGTCCCCCATGGGGTATTCCTGGTCGTTTTGGCGGGAATGATGCTGTTTTACGACGTGGCTTTTTTCTGGGAACGGCTGCTGTTTGTCTATTTCCTGCTCTGTATGAGTGTCCTGCTGCTGGGGCTGGGCTGGTTGTTGGCGGCCTTGCAGGTGTTCTATCGGGATATCGGCCAGGCTCTGACGATTCTGCTCAACCTGTGGTTCTGGAGCACTCCGATCGTGTGGTCGTTACAGATCATGCCTGCGGCCATCAGGGAATGGGCGGTCTACAACCCGATCTATTACATCGTTCAGGGTTATCGCGGGCTTTTGATCTTTCAAACGGTCTCTTGGCCACCGATGAGCCAGACACTGGTTTTCTGGGGCGTGAGCCTCGGTCTGTTTTTCCTCGGCTCAGCCATTTTTCGCCGGCTGAAGCCGGAATTCGCGGATGTTCTCTAA
- a CDS encoding ABC transporter ATP-binding protein — translation MATDEPDTGFLGREPRSVFPRLSHFSPAEAGIRGCSLIAMQNDIAISVTHVSKKFRLFASPRERLVEALHPLRKQYHREFWALREVSFDVMKGEIIGVLGRNGSGKSTLLQIICEVMQATTGSVQVNGKISALLELGAGFNPEFSGRENVILNGAIMGFSRSEMIERMPAIEAFAEIGEHFDQPVKTYSSGMFVRVAFAAAIHVDPEILIIDEALSVGDAAFQHRCFQRIREFVEQGKTILFVSHSVDTMLRLCKRGLVIDHGSLSYDGPITTAVNIYQNLLFGAPADEPPSLDEQESSHVEQARLLGTGCTDVVADRPFYNDHETRLGSGQVQVIDIEILADGRSDPPRIPANQPVELLVKLLFREAVEGVSVGFGIVSLDGTYVFGTNLHMQGAPLLSADAGECLVIRFDWQARLVGGEYFLNVGCSQITAESDRFLDVRRSVTRLTFAGTPGITGFVDLQVRHEVLSLSGLEEAFS, via the coding sequence TTGGCCACCGATGAGCCAGACACTGGTTTTCTGGGGCGTGAGCCTCGGTCTGTTTTTCCTCGGCTCAGCCATTTTTCGCCGGCTGAAGCCGGAATTCGCGGATGTTCTCTAATAGCCATGCAGAACGATATCGCCATCTCCGTGACGCATGTCTCGAAGAAATTCAGGTTGTTCGCTTCACCCCGTGAGCGTCTTGTCGAGGCGTTGCACCCTTTGCGCAAGCAGTATCACCGGGAGTTCTGGGCATTGCGCGAGGTCTCCTTCGACGTGATGAAGGGGGAGATCATCGGGGTGCTTGGGCGTAATGGTTCGGGCAAGTCGACGCTTCTGCAGATCATTTGCGAGGTGATGCAGGCAACCACCGGCAGTGTGCAGGTCAATGGCAAGATCTCTGCCTTGCTGGAACTGGGAGCGGGCTTCAACCCTGAGTTCAGCGGGCGCGAGAATGTGATTCTCAATGGCGCCATCATGGGCTTTTCCCGCAGTGAGATGATCGAAAGGATGCCAGCCATCGAGGCGTTCGCCGAGATTGGTGAGCACTTCGATCAGCCGGTGAAGACCTACTCCTCAGGGATGTTCGTACGGGTCGCATTTGCTGCGGCGATCCACGTCGATCCGGAGATCCTGATCATTGACGAAGCGCTGAGTGTCGGTGATGCGGCGTTTCAGCATCGCTGTTTCCAGCGTATTCGCGAGTTTGTCGAACAGGGCAAGACCATCCTGTTCGTGTCCCACAGCGTCGATACGATGCTTCGTTTATGCAAGCGCGGGCTGGTGATCGATCATGGCAGCCTGTCTTACGACGGCCCGATCACGACAGCGGTGAACATCTACCAGAATCTCTTGTTCGGGGCACCGGCAGACGAACCTCCGAGTCTCGACGAGCAGGAGTCGTCACATGTCGAGCAGGCTCGGCTATTGGGGACCGGGTGTACGGATGTCGTCGCTGATCGGCCTTTCTACAATGATCACGAGACGCGCCTTGGCAGTGGCCAGGTGCAGGTCATCGACATCGAAATTCTGGCCGATGGGCGTTCTGATCCACCACGGATCCCGGCGAATCAGCCTGTGGAACTGTTGGTCAAGCTGCTTTTTCGTGAGGCAGTGGAGGGGGTTTCGGTCGGCTTTGGCATTGTCTCGCTCGACGGTACCTACGTTTTTGGAACCAACCTGCATATGCAGGGCGCGCCTTTGCTGTCGGCGGATGCCGGTGAGTGTCTGGTGATCAGGTTCGATTGGCAGGCCCGCTTGGTCGGCGGCGAATATTTCCTTAATGTCGGTTGCTCGCAAATCACCGCAGAGTCCGACCGTTTCCTGGACGTACGACGTTCGGTAACCCGGCTCACCTTTGCCGGTACACCGGGCATAACCGGGTTTGTGGATTTGCAGGTCAGGCACGAAGTCTTGTCATTGTCCGGCCTGGAGGAGGCCTTTTCATGA
- a CDS encoding glycosyltransferase, whose translation MSQLSVAVPWNQSHYIPWRGCHPMYRALFESMPEAVSVSLWDNVALRHQLEQSVQVRQRLLAGLASQHHKQWPKPYMTHFDPENRLLTQALPGHIEFFHSIAFPSLTRPFVLHCESLRGLFAPWAASPATLREQLPLIREHYRALLGGPLCLGVFSSQPNTLAALKDFLGLPKLESRLFHSPIGLPVSTAQARSRLPEKPELVHPRFLFVSVADHESDFFIGGGHRVLRFWKAFCAAGHSGLLSMACERPDAQALAASGVDLAFVEQETGRSIIWASPSQVDIEALMAGSHVLLQPADVPCLFDMLQAMSLGCVPVVAALRGLDQYLQDGQDGLCIGVEPEVPEPWLYPVRQAHEEASLVDELLARVPGLLLPQTYLALQACGHRKAVTQHSGPAFAETFWARVRQLYAERVMTSPSANGSITPLIEGGLLDEAGLTRVFRLDARPRLRINTGLRSVWSVGGCFVLMEGNSSSQPPDWSILAQYTRTQAPSVVWANSLLELAGAYLPQEGRIDQPEPSALVKMLSRWLMPFPRLHSQCSQWLRRYRRAQQSQMTSLPHPQAAAEQPHLVVEGFHGYNIIRYAKRFHAILQSDGAFEPEHLGTSRYSRYHSGVDLQAVEQSVIANLAAEAACEAPENPSSAAHRS comes from the coding sequence ATGAGTCAATTGTCAGTGGCCGTTCCCTGGAACCAGAGTCACTATATTCCCTGGCGTGGGTGCCATCCGATGTATCGTGCGCTGTTCGAGTCGATGCCCGAAGCAGTGAGCGTCAGCCTCTGGGACAACGTTGCCTTGCGGCATCAGTTGGAGCAGTCCGTGCAGGTTCGCCAGCGTTTGCTGGCGGGGTTGGCGAGCCAGCACCATAAACAGTGGCCCAAGCCCTACATGACTCACTTCGATCCTGAAAACCGCTTGCTGACGCAGGCGCTGCCGGGTCATATCGAGTTTTTTCATTCTATTGCGTTTCCCAGCCTGACCCGGCCCTTTGTCTTGCATTGCGAGTCGTTACGGGGGCTGTTTGCGCCGTGGGCTGCGTCGCCAGCTACTCTGCGCGAGCAATTGCCGCTTATTCGTGAGCATTACCGTGCATTGCTGGGAGGGCCATTGTGCCTGGGGGTTTTTTCTTCGCAGCCGAATACGCTCGCAGCGCTGAAGGATTTCCTGGGGTTGCCGAAGTTGGAGTCAAGGTTGTTCCACTCCCCTATCGGTTTGCCCGTTTCCACGGCCCAGGCTCGCAGCAGGCTTCCCGAGAAACCTGAGCTTGTTCATCCGCGATTTCTGTTCGTATCGGTTGCGGATCACGAAAGTGACTTTTTTATTGGCGGTGGACACCGTGTCCTGCGTTTCTGGAAGGCATTCTGCGCTGCCGGTCACAGCGGTTTGCTCAGCATGGCTTGCGAGCGCCCGGACGCCCAGGCCCTGGCGGCCTCGGGCGTGGATCTGGCATTTGTAGAACAGGAGACCGGTCGAAGCATCATTTGGGCCAGCCCTTCGCAGGTAGATATCGAGGCCTTGATGGCGGGTTCGCACGTTCTCCTGCAACCAGCCGATGTACCGTGTTTGTTCGATATGCTCCAAGCCATGAGCCTGGGGTGCGTCCCTGTCGTCGCCGCGCTTCGCGGGCTGGATCAGTATCTGCAGGACGGCCAGGACGGTTTGTGCATTGGTGTCGAGCCCGAAGTGCCGGAGCCATGGCTGTATCCCGTGCGCCAGGCGCACGAGGAAGCCTCACTTGTCGATGAGCTGCTGGCTCGTGTTCCGGGCTTGTTGCTGCCGCAGACTTACCTGGCGTTGCAGGCCTGTGGTCATCGCAAGGCTGTTACGCAGCATTCCGGGCCGGCGTTTGCCGAGACATTCTGGGCGCGGGTCCGTCAGCTTTACGCGGAACGCGTGATGACGTCCCCTTCTGCGAATGGTTCGATTACGCCGCTCATCGAGGGCGGGCTACTCGATGAGGCGGGCCTGACACGTGTATTCCGCCTGGACGCGCGCCCACGGTTGAGGATCAACACCGGGCTGCGCAGTGTCTGGTCCGTGGGCGGGTGTTTCGTGCTGATGGAAGGGAACTCCTCCTCGCAGCCTCCTGACTGGTCGATACTGGCCCAGTACACTCGGACTCAGGCACCATCCGTTGTATGGGCCAACAGCCTGCTTGAGCTGGCAGGAGCCTATCTGCCACAGGAGGGGAGGATCGACCAGCCCGAACCGTCGGCACTGGTGAAGATGCTGTCGAGATGGCTGATGCCTTTTCCCCGCCTGCATAGTCAATGCTCGCAATGGCTGCGTCGTTATCGTCGTGCGCAGCAGTCGCAAATGACCAGCCTCCCTCATCCGCAGGCCGCGGCAGAGCAGCCTCATCTGGTCGTGGAAGGCTTCCATGGTTACAACATCATCCGCTACGCAAAGCGCTTTCACGCCATCTTGCAAAGTGACGGCGCTTTCGAGCCCGAGCATCTGGGGACTTCGCGTTACAGCCGATACCACAGTGGTGTGGACTTGCAGGCTGTCGAGCAGTCGGTGATCGCCAATCTGGCCGCCGAGGCAGCGTGCGAGGCTCCTGAGAATCCATCGTCTGCGGCACACAGGAGTTGA
- a CDS encoding glycosyltransferase family 2 protein produces the protein MKRTVIPATVVAPVSEAQEQDLLISLLLPTRGRPELVERFFASVVATAECLAAVEVILCVDEDDPGSHHLHCDAVHTVRLIGPNQSMGAYNTACLRASRGQIIVLVNDDMVMRTPGWDRELRALDKRFADRVYLGYCNDLLKKGGLATFPILSRTTCELLVDPYPAAYAGAFIDFHLFDIFKRIQHEGFDRIVYLDDVIFEHLHYRTGKAEFDETYSKRGRFKDDPIFITLSDNRRDAARRVVRALRGESVGEAVLSGASGEEPAKERGAVFFYFRKIFLDRQLPLRWRTYLWIWFTLRHSAAHGLLRHFVKG, from the coding sequence ATGAAGCGTACTGTCATACCTGCCACGGTGGTGGCTCCCGTATCCGAGGCACAGGAACAGGATTTGTTGATCTCCCTGCTGCTGCCGACCCGTGGTCGCCCGGAGTTGGTCGAGCGTTTTTTTGCGAGCGTGGTTGCCACGGCCGAGTGTCTGGCTGCAGTGGAGGTTATCCTTTGTGTGGACGAGGATGATCCCGGGAGTCACCATCTGCATTGCGATGCAGTGCATACGGTGCGGCTGATAGGCCCCAACCAGTCCATGGGTGCTTATAACACCGCTTGTCTGCGTGCCTCTCGCGGGCAGATCATCGTATTGGTCAACGATGACATGGTCATGCGTACTCCGGGCTGGGATCGGGAACTCAGGGCCTTGGACAAACGCTTCGCGGACCGGGTCTATCTCGGCTACTGCAACGACCTTTTGAAAAAGGGCGGTTTGGCCACGTTCCCCATTCTCTCGCGTACGACCTGCGAATTACTGGTCGACCCTTACCCGGCAGCCTATGCTGGCGCATTCATTGACTTTCATCTGTTCGATATCTTCAAGCGCATTCAGCATGAGGGTTTTGACCGCATTGTCTATCTGGACGACGTGATTTTTGAACATCTGCATTATCGGACGGGCAAGGCTGAGTTCGACGAAACCTACAGCAAACGTGGGCGCTTCAAGGATGATCCCATTTTTATCACCTTGAGCGACAATCGACGCGACGCCGCCAGGCGCGTCGTTCGTGCGTTACGCGGGGAGTCTGTGGGCGAGGCGGTTTTGAGTGGCGCGTCCGGGGAGGAGCCTGCGAAGGAGCGGGGGGCCGTGTTTTTCTACTTCAGGAAAATCTTTCTTGACCGGCAATTGCCGTTGCGTTGGCGCACCTATTTATGGATCTGGTTCACCCTGCGCCATTCGGCGGCACATGGTCTACTGAGACACTTTGTCAAAGGGTGA
- the cysC gene encoding adenylyl-sulfate kinase, with translation MSSDETRRLSEPAERDLYWQSIEIDKSAHATLMGQKPVVLWFTGLSAAGKTTVANLVEKRLHALGRHSYLLDGDNVRQGLNADLGFSDEDRAENIRRVAHVAKLMVDAGLITLVSFISPFRAERVMARALFEEHEFYEIFIDTPLAVAEERDPKGLYKKARSGQLKSFTGIDSVYEAPESPDIRIETVHMSAQEAATHVVDYLIRQGCLSVGQAVS, from the coding sequence ATGAGCAGTGACGAAACCAGACGTCTGTCCGAACCGGCGGAGCGCGATCTTTACTGGCAGTCGATCGAGATCGACAAGAGTGCCCACGCTACTCTCATGGGGCAAAAACCTGTCGTATTGTGGTTTACCGGGCTCTCCGCCGCGGGTAAAACCACCGTCGCCAACCTGGTGGAAAAACGTCTTCATGCGCTGGGAAGGCATAGTTATCTGCTCGATGGCGATAATGTACGCCAAGGGCTGAATGCCGATCTTGGATTCAGCGATGAGGACCGGGCGGAGAACATTCGCCGCGTTGCGCATGTCGCGAAATTGATGGTGGATGCGGGATTGATCACGTTGGTCTCGTTCATCTCGCCTTTTCGTGCCGAGCGGGTAATGGCTCGGGCTTTGTTCGAAGAGCACGAATTCTACGAGATATTCATCGACACGCCGTTGGCGGTTGCCGAGGAGCGTGATCCCAAGGGGCTGTACAAGAAGGCGCGAAGCGGCCAGCTCAAGAGTTTCACTGGCATCGATTCGGTCTACGAAGCGCCTGAAAGCCCTGACATCCGTATCGAAACAGTGCACATGAGTGCGCAGGAAGCGGCCACTCATGTGGTGGATTACCTGATTCGCCAGGGTTGCCTGTCTGTTGGGCAGGCTGTTTCCTAG
- the ychF gene encoding redox-regulated ATPase YchF: MGFNCGIVGLPNVGKSTLFNALTKSGIAAENFPFCTIEPNSGIVPMPDPRLQALAEIVNPKRILPTTMEFVDIAGLVAGASKGEGLGNKFLANIRETDAIAHVVRCFEDENVIHVANSVDPKRDIEIIDLELIFADLESCEKQLQKVARNAKGGDKEAVVQKGLLEQLITHFTEGKPARSLMKNMSVDEKAVIRGFHLLTTKPVMYIANVAEDGFENNPLLDVVKAIAAEEGAVVVPVCNKIEAEIAELDDGEEKDMFLEALGLEEPGLNRVIRAGYEMLNLQTYFTAGVEEVRAWTVRVGATAPQAAGVIHTDFEKGFIRAEVIAYNDFIQYKGEAGTKEAGKWRLEGKEYIVKDGDVMHFRFNV; this comes from the coding sequence ATGGGATTCAACTGCGGCATCGTCGGCTTGCCCAACGTCGGCAAATCCACCCTGTTCAACGCCCTGACCAAATCCGGCATCGCGGCGGAAAACTTCCCCTTCTGCACCATCGAGCCGAACAGCGGCATCGTGCCGATGCCGGATCCGCGCCTGCAGGCGTTGGCCGAAATCGTCAATCCCAAGCGCATCCTGCCGACCACCATGGAATTCGTCGACATCGCAGGCCTCGTGGCCGGTGCCTCGAAGGGCGAAGGCCTGGGCAACAAGTTCCTGGCCAACATCCGTGAAACCGATGCCATCGCCCACGTGGTCCGCTGTTTCGAAGACGAGAACGTGATTCACGTCGCCAACAGCGTCGACCCGAAACGCGACATCGAGATCATCGACCTGGAACTGATCTTCGCCGACCTCGAAAGCTGCGAGAAGCAACTGCAGAAGGTCGCGCGCAACGCCAAGGGCGGCGACAAGGAAGCCGTGGTCCAGAAAGGCCTGCTGGAGCAGTTGATCACCCACTTCACCGAAGGCAAGCCGGCACGCAGCCTGATGAAGAACATGAGCGTGGACGAGAAAGCCGTGATCCGCGGCTTCCACCTGCTGACCACCAAGCCGGTGATGTACATCGCCAACGTTGCCGAAGACGGCTTCGAAAACAACCCACTGCTGGACGTGGTGAAAGCCATTGCCGCCGAGGAAGGCGCAGTCGTGGTACCGGTGTGCAACAAGATCGAAGCGGAAATCGCCGAGCTGGACGACGGTGAAGAGAAAGACATGTTCCTCGAAGCCCTGGGCCTCGAAGAGCCTGGTCTGAACCGCGTGATCCGCGCCGGTTACGAAATGCTCAACCTGCAGACCTACTTCACCGCCGGTGTCGAAGAAGTCCGCGCCTGGACCGTGCGCGTCGGCGCCACCGCCCCACAAGCCGCTGGCGTGATCCATACCGACTTCGAAAAAGGTTTCATCCGTGCCGAAGTGATCGCCTACAACGACTTCATCCAGTACAAGGGCGAAGCGGGCACCAAGGAAGCCGGTAAATGGCGCCTGGAAGGCAAGGAGTACATCGTCAAGGACGGTGATGTGATGCACTTCCGCTTCAACGTGTAA
- the pth gene encoding aminoacyl-tRNA hydrolase gives MTAIKLIVGLGNPGTEYEQTRHNAGALFVERIASAQGINLVADRKYFGLTGRFSHQGQDVRLLIPTTYMNRSGQAVSALAGFFRIKPEEILVAHDELDLPPGIAKLKQGGGHGGHNGLRDIIAQLGNQNTFHRLRLGIGHPGVASMVSNFVLGRAPRAEQEKLDASIDFALGVLPDILAGEWNRAMKNLHTQKA, from the coding sequence GTGACTGCCATCAAACTGATCGTTGGCCTGGGTAATCCAGGCACCGAATACGAACAGACCCGGCATAACGCGGGGGCCCTTTTTGTTGAGCGCATCGCCTCGGCACAAGGCATCAACCTCGTGGCCGATCGCAAATATTTCGGCCTGACCGGGCGCTTCAGTCACCAGGGTCAGGATGTTCGTCTGCTGATTCCCACCACCTACATGAACCGTAGCGGCCAGGCTGTTTCGGCATTGGCTGGATTCTTCCGAATCAAACCCGAAGAGATCCTCGTGGCGCATGACGAACTCGACCTGCCACCCGGCATTGCCAAGCTCAAGCAAGGCGGCGGGCACGGCGGTCATAACGGTCTGCGTGACATCATCGCGCAGCTCGGCAATCAGAATACCTTTCACCGCTTGCGGCTCGGCATTGGCCACCCGGGCGTTGCAAGCATGGTTTCAAATTTTGTCCTGGGTCGTGCGCCACGCGCCGAACAGGAAAAACTCGATGCCAGCATCGATTTTGCCCTCGGCGTGCTGCCGGATATCCTCGCCGGTGAATGGAACCGCGCGATGAAAAACCTGCACACCCAGAAGGCCTGA